Proteins encoded by one window of Engraulis encrasicolus isolate BLACKSEA-1 chromosome 23, IST_EnEncr_1.0, whole genome shotgun sequence:
- the slbp gene encoding histone RNA hairpin-binding protein has product MRRNKDARDAIRSRRRILTTESGARERRVSSGSCDSRDSNSSPAELETDENVLSRRQKQINYGKNTLAYDRYIKEVPKHLRQPGVHPRTPNKHRKYSRRSWDQQIRMWKVKLHHWDPPTEEGDLEAVEELELGDFMDIELDPDAESCQASKDENDDDSGTSRKMQKTEES; this is encoded by the exons ATGAGGAGAAACAAGGACGCCAGGGACGCCATCAG GTCTAGAAGGCGGATTCTCACAACAGAGTCGGGAGCCAGGGAACGAAGGGTCTCATCGGGAAG ctgTGACTCGAGAGATTCTAACTCTAGCCCTGCAGAGCTGGAGACGGACGAGAATGTCCTGTCCAGGAGACAGAAGCAAATCAACTACGGGAAGAACACCCTCGCTTACGACCGATACATCAAGGAGGTGCCAAA GCACTTGAGGCAGCCCGGGGTCCACCCGCGCACCCCTAATAAGCACAGGAAGTACAGCCGGCGCTCGTGGGACCAGCAGATCCGCATGTGGAAGGTTAAGCTGCACCACTGGGACCCGCCCACAGAGGAAGGAGACCTGGAAGCTGT AGAGGAGCTGGAGCTTGGTGACTTCATGGACATTGAGTTGGACCCTGATGCAGAGTCATGCCAAGCGTCTAAAGATGAAAAC GACGACGACTCCGGAACATCTAGAAAAATGCAGAAAACTGAGGAATCGTAG